A single Desulfobaculum xiamenense DNA region contains:
- a CDS encoding ATP-binding protein, producing the protein MNMATPGVSMPLRMTIRGKLAAALGLLAALTIAACVMVVLEFREFGDAAIALMRTVIPAMHEDIHLAAQASMIAERAQAMASAPSGRAVESIHDHMRDIVETLHDASPPQTAREESLSRAIASVPPLLPLLRDERLAILTLDATIGETLARARRLADTASNTVTLPAADTWRAVALLHEAALATDLETVERLATRFQRLHNSLEAAVPASTPPSDTQNAALHSLLRTGMQRENLFHLCTLRIEHRRNTDRILSQLGALAETISVNALATARAELHRTQDTVLRMHPLIDLGPAFAAATAAIGMLAALLIQRLIVVRTVTDRLRALHEVVVHPTRVHDDLGRLADGHDEISTLAAALRTAQSAAREDAAHRQDAEDSLHTCRERLDHISRMLELGVIIVDNATVITQANEAVGKILNVRPEVLLGKAFTEFVPERLHTELRRNVILRELGQTSRYEIDLARPDGSDVRCAISAAPLMDQSGRKTGTIALLDDLTEKRRMLRQHQQCELHRHVLFDNAPHGMLHLATDGRVIDCNARFATLTDIDRAACIGISLTDDGPNEELRIAATRAIHGRKSVHEGPCSFLPGQTPRALRITFTPLLPGASPTEAFAVAEDVSESRRLERSLAEACEAADIAARAKAQFLDNMNHEIRTPLNAILGLTHLATRQAPNPRIRSYLDQIGAAGQSLLGLVNRLLDISDIEAGRLAMDNQPFNLEDVMDAVNAFAAPMARDKSLELLVRIAPDTPTTLVGDAARLEMVLTSLADNAIKFTPQGHVVIAVGPESAQDERVTLHFSVSDTGIGFPPELAHGPFAPFSPGDASSTRRHGGSGIGLALSNRLVELMGGELRIEASETGTVVSFCATFERHHRTLRRPDRIPRSLVGLRALVVDDNPASREILRELVESLGMRATEATDGTDALNLLRSAPPDSPFALTLMDWGMPGMSGLDAARELLGPDWPRPRPRIIMVTAHAREKIRAAAKGIGIDAILIKPVSAHALIRTITILFTDDANTAAGTQTAPPDGGNRNTENTP; encoded by the coding sequence ATGAACATGGCAACTCCGGGAGTCTCCATGCCCCTGCGGATGACCATCCGCGGCAAACTCGCCGCAGCATTGGGCCTTCTCGCAGCGCTGACCATCGCAGCCTGCGTCATGGTCGTCCTCGAATTCCGCGAATTCGGTGACGCGGCCATCGCCCTGATGCGCACGGTCATCCCCGCCATGCACGAGGACATCCACCTTGCGGCGCAGGCCAGCATGATCGCGGAACGCGCACAGGCCATGGCCAGCGCACCTTCCGGCAGGGCCGTTGAATCCATCCACGACCACATGCGCGATATCGTGGAAACCCTGCACGATGCATCCCCACCCCAGACCGCGCGCGAAGAATCGTTGTCCCGAGCCATTGCCAGCGTCCCGCCATTGTTGCCCCTGCTGCGCGACGAGCGGCTGGCCATCCTCACCCTTGACGCAACCATCGGCGAAACCCTTGCGCGCGCCCGCCGCCTCGCGGACACGGCATCCAACACGGTCACGCTCCCCGCTGCCGACACATGGCGGGCCGTCGCCCTCCTGCACGAAGCCGCGCTGGCGACGGACCTCGAAACGGTCGAACGCCTCGCAACGCGGTTCCAGAGGCTGCACAACAGCCTCGAAGCCGCAGTCCCCGCGAGCACGCCCCCAAGCGACACGCAAAACGCCGCCCTGCACAGCCTGCTTCGCACCGGGATGCAACGGGAAAATCTCTTTCATCTCTGCACGCTACGCATTGAGCACCGCAGAAACACGGACAGGATACTCTCCCAACTCGGAGCGCTTGCCGAAACCATTTCCGTCAATGCGCTGGCGACAGCCCGGGCGGAACTGCACCGGACACAAGACACCGTGCTGCGCATGCACCCGCTTATCGACCTCGGCCCGGCCTTCGCCGCAGCCACCGCCGCCATCGGCATGCTCGCGGCCCTGCTGATCCAGCGCCTCATCGTCGTGCGCACCGTCACGGACCGTCTTCGCGCCCTGCACGAGGTGGTTGTCCACCCCACAAGAGTCCATGACGATCTCGGCCGCCTTGCCGACGGGCACGACGAAATCTCCACACTCGCCGCCGCGCTACGCACCGCGCAAAGCGCCGCACGCGAAGACGCCGCGCACAGGCAGGACGCCGAGGACTCCCTCCACACATGTCGCGAACGTCTGGACCATATCTCCCGCATGCTGGAGCTTGGCGTGATAATCGTGGACAATGCCACGGTCATCACGCAGGCGAACGAGGCGGTCGGGAAAATCCTCAACGTCCGGCCCGAGGTCCTCCTCGGTAAGGCGTTCACGGAATTCGTCCCGGAGCGCCTGCACACGGAGCTTCGCCGCAACGTCATTTTGCGCGAGTTGGGGCAGACCAGCCGCTACGAGATCGACCTCGCCCGCCCCGACGGCAGCGACGTGCGCTGCGCCATCAGCGCTGCCCCGCTCATGGACCAGAGCGGACGCAAGACGGGAACCATAGCCCTGCTCGACGACCTCACGGAAAAGCGCCGCATGCTTCGACAGCACCAACAGTGCGAACTGCATCGGCACGTTCTGTTCGACAACGCCCCCCACGGCATGCTGCACCTTGCCACGGACGGCCGCGTCATCGACTGCAACGCCCGCTTCGCCACGCTGACGGACATCGACCGCGCGGCATGCATCGGCATATCCCTAACGGACGATGGCCCGAACGAAGAGCTGCGCATCGCCGCCACGCGCGCCATACACGGCAGAAAGTCCGTCCACGAAGGCCCTTGCTCCTTCCTCCCCGGACAGACGCCGCGAGCGTTGCGCATCACCTTCACGCCGCTGCTTCCGGGAGCAAGCCCGACCGAGGCCTTCGCCGTGGCGGAGGACGTCTCCGAGTCGCGCAGGCTCGAACGCTCGCTGGCCGAAGCCTGCGAGGCCGCCGACATCGCCGCGCGCGCCAAGGCGCAATTCCTCGACAACATGAACCACGAAATCCGCACGCCGCTCAACGCGATCCTCGGCCTGACGCATCTCGCGACGCGTCAGGCCCCGAACCCACGCATCCGTTCGTATCTGGATCAGATAGGTGCCGCAGGACAAAGTCTGCTTGGCCTCGTCAACCGACTGCTCGACATCTCCGACATCGAGGCTGGCCGCCTCGCCATGGACAATCAGCCCTTCAATCTCGAAGACGTCATGGACGCCGTGAACGCCTTCGCGGCCCCAATGGCCCGCGACAAGTCCCTCGAACTGCTCGTGCGCATCGCCCCGGACACACCAACCACCCTCGTCGGGGACGCGGCGCGGCTGGAAATGGTGCTGACCAGTCTCGCCGACAACGCCATCAAGTTCACCCCGCAGGGGCACGTCGTCATCGCCGTCGGTCCCGAATCCGCACAGGACGAGCGTGTCACCCTGCACTTCAGTGTCTCGGATACGGGCATCGGCTTCCCGCCCGAGCTGGCGCACGGCCCATTCGCGCCCTTTTCGCCCGGCGACGCCTCCAGCACGCGCCGACACGGCGGAAGCGGCATCGGATTGGCGCTGTCCAACCGCCTCGTGGAACTCATGGGCGGCGAGCTTCGCATCGAAGCCAGCGAGACGGGCACCGTGGTGAGCTTCTGCGCCACCTTCGAAAGACACCACCGGACACTTCGCAGGCCAGACCGAATTCCACGCTCCCTCGTCGGACTCCGGGCGCTCGTAGTCGATGACAACCCCGCATCCCGCGAAATCCTGCGCGAGCTTGTCGAGTCCCTCGGCATGCGGGCCACCGAAGCGACAGACGGCACGGACGCCCTGAACCTCCTGCGCTCCGCCCCACCGGATTCGCCCTTCGCCCTCACCCTCATGGACTGGGGCATGCCGGGCATGAGCGGACTGGATGCCGCACGAGAGCTTCTCGGGCCGGACTGGCCGCGCCCGCGTCCTCGCATCATCATGGTCACCGCCCACGCGCGGGAGAAGATCCGCGCCGCCGCCAAGGGCATTGGAATCGACGCGATCCTCATCAAACCCGTCAGTGCACACGCCCTCATCCGCACCATCACCATCCTGTTCACGGACGACGCGAATACTGCGGCAGGCACGCAAACCGCCCCTCCCGACGGGGGGAACCGAAACACGGAGAATACGCCATGA
- a CDS encoding substrate-binding domain-containing protein — translation MNLKSALVLAALAMLLSCPLPGRAEGSRIFLVSHAGAGDPFWKIEFRGAMDAAKMCAAQLTILAPDIPNDIVRQTELLEQAIAAAPDGIATTISHPTALTSKLRLARERGIPVVAFNALPHDVDRLRTPFLAYIGMNDHSAGEAAARRALASGRLRTRVAVAVQQPGLTGLTSRLNGLRNIFEEQGIIVDALDVTSDPDVARQVVTDHLRLRPDTSGLICLGPIGTHALAPLVKKRGSALYFASFDITPLTVQLIREGTMDFTVDQQPYMQGFMSVMLLDLAARYALTPADIDTGVGIVDAENVETVRALARENVR, via the coding sequence ATGAACTTGAAATCGGCGCTCGTCCTCGCAGCACTCGCCATGCTGCTGTCCTGCCCGCTCCCAGGACGGGCCGAAGGATCGAGAATCTTCCTCGTCTCGCACGCTGGAGCCGGGGATCCGTTCTGGAAGATCGAATTTCGCGGCGCCATGGACGCCGCGAAAATGTGCGCAGCGCAACTGACCATCCTCGCGCCGGACATTCCAAACGACATCGTCCGCCAGACGGAACTGCTGGAACAGGCCATCGCCGCCGCCCCGGACGGCATAGCCACCACCATTTCGCACCCCACGGCGCTCACGTCGAAGCTGCGCCTCGCTCGCGAACGCGGCATTCCCGTGGTCGCCTTCAACGCCCTGCCCCACGACGTAGACAGACTCCGCACGCCATTTCTGGCCTATATCGGCATGAACGACCACAGCGCGGGAGAAGCGGCCGCACGCCGCGCGCTGGCTTCAGGCCGCCTGCGCACACGGGTGGCCGTCGCCGTGCAGCAGCCGGGACTGACGGGCCTGACCTCCCGCCTGAACGGCCTGCGTAACATCTTCGAAGAACAGGGAATCATTGTCGATGCGCTGGATGTGACGTCCGACCCGGACGTGGCGCGACAGGTCGTCACGGACCATCTCCGCCTCCGCCCGGACACATCCGGGCTCATCTGCCTCGGGCCGATCGGCACGCACGCGCTGGCACCGCTGGTCAAGAAACGCGGCTCCGCCCTGTACTTCGCCAGCTTCGACATCACGCCGCTCACGGTCCAGCTCATCCGCGAGGGCACCATGGACTTCACCGTGGACCAGCAGCCCTACATGCAGGGCTTCATGTCCGTGATGCTCCTCGATCTCGCCGCGCGCTACGCGCTCACGCCTGCGGACATCGACACCGGCGTGGGCATCGTGGACGCGGAGAACGTCGAAACCGTGCGTGCACTCGCACGCGAAAACGTCCGCTAG
- a CDS encoding TonB-dependent receptor, with protein sequence MRFVPAALLAACLFLQLPAFAANAAEPEAAKAPVFEMDEYVVTGTSSATQIRDIAKNVTVITREDIEKSSAQNLVDLLGREQGLTARHNFGTDSWAAIDMRGQGDGAPTNVLVLVDGHRLNTTDLRSPDLTTVALSQIERIEIVRGPGSVRYGNNAIGGVINIITKKGRGVPSGGSLRAQYGSYATSDLSANLHGSKDALSLAASAAWHESDGYRDNNELDRKDLSVALGFDPSDNVSLGLTLLAHEDEYGMPGGVAAANADDRDLRTGASSLTDHGETRDQRVMGNADFDFGSAGTLATTLGLRHRENPYVWYSASKIEEDTVDFSAAHTLPFDLLGREHSVTAGVDGFSTGYERTSGSSTAIDADVTSLGGFMQGTFALTEDLSFQIGGRYNSFRTEGTFKGNDVERMWNKTVYDLGLVYSLGEMGSVYATHATGYRTPCVDELGKAVSGLKPQSTKNYEIGTHLKPLDNLSFSAAVFRVENEDEIYYDGTAMGGAGANANYDDKTIRDGVELGVKYLPVEPLTLWANYTWMKATFDDTDETVPLVPENTVSAGLDWQIIKPLTFSLSGTWVSDQYRGSDTGNEYDRLNAYTVVDTKLTYRYSERLTLFCGVNNLFDELYSTLAYASSWSVDDYPMPERNFFGGMEWTF encoded by the coding sequence ATGCGCTTCGTTCCCGCCGCACTGCTTGCGGCCTGCCTGTTCCTTCAGCTCCCGGCCTTCGCGGCCAACGCGGCCGAACCCGAGGCCGCCAAGGCTCCGGTCTTCGAGATGGACGAGTACGTCGTCACCGGCACCTCTTCCGCTACGCAGATCCGCGACATCGCGAAAAACGTCACCGTCATCACCCGCGAGGACATCGAGAAGTCCTCGGCGCAGAACCTCGTCGATCTCCTCGGTCGCGAGCAGGGCCTCACCGCCCGCCACAACTTCGGCACGGACTCCTGGGCCGCCATCGACATGCGCGGACAGGGCGACGGCGCACCCACCAACGTCCTCGTGCTCGTGGATGGCCATCGCCTGAACACCACGGACCTGCGCTCGCCCGACCTGACCACCGTCGCCCTCAGCCAGATCGAACGCATCGAGATCGTGCGCGGACCGGGCAGCGTGCGCTACGGCAACAACGCCATCGGCGGCGTCATCAACATCATCACCAAGAAGGGACGCGGCGTGCCCTCCGGTGGCAGCCTGCGCGCGCAGTACGGCTCCTACGCCACCAGCGATCTGAGCGCGAACCTGCACGGCTCCAAGGACGCCCTGAGCCTCGCCGCCAGCGCCGCGTGGCACGAGTCCGACGGCTACCGCGACAACAACGAGCTCGACCGCAAGGACCTCTCCGTGGCCCTCGGCTTCGATCCCTCCGACAATGTCTCCCTCGGCCTGACCCTTCTGGCCCACGAGGACGAATACGGCATGCCCGGCGGCGTTGCCGCCGCCAACGCCGATGACCGCGACCTGCGCACCGGCGCAAGCTCCCTCACCGACCATGGCGAAACCCGCGACCAGCGCGTGATGGGCAACGCAGACTTCGACTTCGGCTCCGCAGGCACGCTGGCCACCACCCTCGGTCTGCGCCACCGCGAGAATCCCTACGTCTGGTATAGCGCCTCCAAGATCGAGGAAGACACAGTGGACTTCTCCGCCGCGCACACCCTGCCCTTCGACCTCCTCGGCCGCGAGCATTCCGTGACCGCCGGCGTGGACGGCTTTAGCACGGGCTACGAGCGCACCAGCGGCTCCTCCACGGCCATCGACGCCGACGTCACCAGCCTCGGCGGCTTCATGCAGGGCACCTTCGCCCTCACCGAGGACCTCTCCTTCCAGATCGGCGGACGCTACAACTCCTTCCGCACCGAAGGCACCTTCAAGGGCAATGACGTCGAGCGCATGTGGAACAAGACCGTGTACGACCTCGGTCTGGTCTACTCCCTTGGCGAGATGGGTAGCGTGTACGCCACCCACGCCACGGGCTACCGCACGCCCTGTGTGGACGAGCTGGGCAAGGCCGTCTCCGGCCTCAAGCCCCAGAGCACGAAGAACTACGAGATCGGCACCCATCTGAAGCCGCTGGACAACCTGTCCTTCTCCGCCGCCGTCTTCCGCGTGGAGAACGAGGACGAAATCTACTATGACGGAACCGCGATGGGCGGCGCAGGAGCCAACGCCAACTACGACGACAAGACCATTCGCGACGGCGTGGAACTGGGCGTGAAGTACCTCCCTGTGGAGCCGCTGACCCTGTGGGCCAACTACACGTGGATGAAGGCCACCTTCGACGACACGGACGAAACCGTGCCCCTCGTGCCCGAAAACACGGTCAGCGCCGGTCTCGACTGGCAGATCATCAAGCCGCTGACCTTCTCGCTGTCCGGCACCTGGGTCTCCGACCAGTACCGCGGCAGCGACACCGGCAACGAATACGACAGGCTCAACGCCTACACCGTGGTGGACACCAAGCTCACCTATCGCTACAGCGAAAGGCTGACGCTCTTCTGCGGCGTGAACAACCTCTTCGACGAACTGTACTCCACCCTTGCCTATGCCAGCTCGTGGAGCGTCGACGACTACCCCATGCCGGAGCGCAACTTCTTCGGCGGAATGGAGTGGACCTTCTAG
- a CDS encoding ATP-binding protein, which produces MTMVRLRKSLRMKLLVLILLPATFVAMFGSVTSSLILIRESRQAGNTALEAGLGGLRENLARAFFDFKDSLLHESRNRAILFRARSAFELSDDDADLRPDLYLSVIRELQIVARNKGYDQVALYGLSGLVAYATPGSLRIVTRSADGEIVHHAPSSPSAIIRFASPMWKNVVPAQNLPQTLSLPLGPLVEWQVGERGLALQGVAPLRTRILDPDTLQERDEVVGAILFRKTLDDSWLRGVHSTQSVELAVFDASGARVAASASALPTRLAPPADDGTFSATADNTSFLVLAHLFERKTNPIGTIAAFISRDALMGHARAIILFQLAGLGLGFLLAVGISIAAGRSFIRPVTRISRQMSEIADTQDFTRTIDVTSEDELGQLATSFNDMVDRLNGAYRALVRSQEELEERVRERTDDLRDINAALEREIAEHRNTEEALRIAKAAAEEAVRVKSEFLANVSHEIRTPLNAIIGMGHLIRRTQLTDRQRDYLEKIDTASHSLLDIITSILDFSRLEGGIMSVDAVPFDLNDLLRHLGEALARKAQDKPIDVLFDTPPDLPSSLVGDAMKLRQVLDSITDNAIRFTQQGEVVVSIRTLRSDESSVLMEFSVRDTGIGMSQEKAARLFAPFTQGDQTPTRRHGGVGIGLALSRRLVELCGGEMRVDTAPERGTTVTFTIPLLPGATTVRPERLPDTNCPHRALIVDDSPTARLILANLLEDMGLETQQAETATEALASLRKADGGPTPFDIVILDWLMPGMDGIDAARAILDDTTLDNPPHVVLATAFPREALAQRAPDLALDAVLIKPITPTALRDAISELCAHAQPRPPSGAQDALRAPASTHGEHPQAPVVSVETLALPDVLPGVDIALGIRRTAGNREAYRALLARLVSEHATTMNRLRDAIRMGTMGEARRLATSLAVLAENAAAFALHTAATDLTQALRDGRDPKPLLERLEECVKPLGAALTADGQRLQKTARHNAGDDSPDALRLAMIEELLPLLAQRKPTRCRPLLERVEAEDWGAEMAPLAERLVFAARSFRYDEAIRAAHELSQRLLPAEEPPQP; this is translated from the coding sequence ATGACCATGGTCCGCCTGCGCAAATCACTACGGATGAAGCTCCTCGTGCTCATCCTGCTCCCGGCCACCTTCGTGGCCATGTTCGGGAGCGTCACCTCGTCGCTCATCCTCATCAGAGAATCGAGGCAGGCGGGCAATACCGCGCTGGAGGCTGGCCTTGGCGGTCTGCGCGAGAATCTGGCCAGAGCGTTCTTCGACTTCAAGGACAGCCTCCTCCACGAATCGCGCAACCGCGCCATCCTCTTCCGGGCCAGATCCGCCTTCGAACTGTCCGATGACGACGCGGACCTCCGACCGGACCTGTACTTGAGCGTCATCCGGGAATTGCAGATCGTAGCCCGCAACAAGGGATACGATCAGGTCGCCCTCTACGGCCTTTCAGGCCTCGTCGCATACGCCACGCCCGGTAGCTTGCGCATCGTGACGCGAAGCGCGGACGGCGAAATCGTCCACCACGCCCCGAGCAGCCCCTCGGCCATCATCCGTTTCGCAAGCCCGATGTGGAAGAATGTGGTCCCGGCCCAGAACCTGCCGCAGACCCTGTCGCTCCCCCTCGGGCCATTGGTCGAATGGCAGGTCGGGGAACGAGGGCTGGCCCTTCAGGGCGTCGCCCCACTACGCACCCGGATTCTCGACCCGGACACACTGCAGGAACGCGACGAGGTGGTGGGAGCCATCCTCTTTCGAAAGACGCTCGACGACTCGTGGCTGCGCGGGGTGCACAGCACGCAGAGCGTGGAGCTGGCCGTCTTCGATGCCTCGGGCGCGCGCGTGGCCGCAAGCGCATCAGCCCTCCCCACACGCCTCGCTCCCCCGGCGGACGACGGAACCTTTTCCGCCACGGCGGACAACACATCCTTCCTCGTCCTGGCACACCTCTTCGAGCGCAAAACGAACCCCATCGGCACCATTGCGGCCTTCATCTCGCGAGACGCGCTCATGGGACACGCCCGCGCCATCATCCTCTTCCAGCTCGCCGGTCTTGGGCTCGGCTTTCTGCTGGCCGTCGGCATCTCCATCGCCGCAGGGCGCAGCTTCATCCGCCCCGTGACACGAATCAGCCGCCAGATGTCCGAGATCGCCGACACGCAGGATTTCACGCGCACCATCGATGTCACCTCTGAGGATGAACTCGGGCAGTTGGCCACGTCGTTCAACGACATGGTCGACCGCCTCAACGGCGCGTACCGCGCCCTCGTGCGCTCGCAGGAAGAACTGGAGGAACGCGTCCGCGAGCGCACCGACGACCTGCGCGACATCAACGCCGCGCTGGAGCGCGAAATCGCCGAGCACCGCAACACGGAGGAAGCCCTGCGCATCGCCAAGGCGGCCGCCGAGGAGGCCGTTCGGGTCAAAAGCGAATTCCTCGCCAATGTGAGCCACGAAATACGCACGCCCCTCAACGCCATCATCGGCATGGGCCACTTGATCCGCCGCACGCAGCTCACCGATCGCCAGCGCGACTATCTGGAAAAAATCGACACGGCATCCCATTCCCTGCTCGACATCATCACCAGCATCCTCGACTTCTCGCGCCTCGAAGGCGGCATCATGTCCGTGGACGCCGTGCCCTTCGACCTGAACGACCTGCTGCGCCATCTCGGCGAAGCGCTGGCCCGCAAGGCACAGGACAAGCCCATCGACGTGCTCTTCGATACGCCACCGGACCTGCCGTCGTCCCTCGTGGGCGACGCCATGAAACTGCGGCAGGTGCTCGACAGCATCACGGACAACGCCATCCGCTTCACGCAGCAGGGCGAGGTGGTCGTCTCCATCCGCACGCTACGTTCGGACGAATCGTCCGTGCTCATGGAATTCTCTGTGCGCGACACCGGCATCGGCATGTCGCAGGAAAAGGCCGCCCGCCTTTTCGCCCCCTTCACGCAGGGTGACCAGACCCCCACGCGCAGGCACGGCGGGGTGGGCATCGGCCTTGCCCTGTCGCGGCGGCTCGTCGAACTCTGCGGCGGAGAAATGCGCGTGGACACCGCGCCAGAGCGCGGCACCACCGTCACCTTCACCATTCCCCTCCTGCCGGGCGCGACGACAGTACGCCCGGAACGACTGCCCGACACGAACTGCCCACACAGGGCGCTCATCGTCGATGATAGCCCGACGGCGCGCCTCATCCTCGCGAATCTGCTCGAAGACATGGGGCTCGAAACGCAGCAGGCCGAAACGGCGACCGAGGCCCTCGCAAGCCTACGCAAGGCAGACGGCGGGCCAACCCCCTTCGACATCGTCATCCTCGACTGGCTGATGCCCGGCATGGACGGTATCGACGCCGCCCGGGCCATCCTCGACGACACGACACTCGACAATCCGCCACATGTCGTCCTCGCCACGGCCTTCCCCCGCGAAGCCCTCGCCCAGCGCGCCCCGGACCTCGCGCTAGACGCGGTACTGATCAAGCCCATCACCCCGACGGCCCTGCGCGATGCCATTTCGGAGCTGTGCGCCCACGCGCAGCCCCGGCCCCCGTCTGGCGCACAGGACGCGCTACGGGCTCCGGCCTCGACGCATGGAGAGCATCCGCAGGCCCCCGTGGTCAGCGTCGAAACGCTGGCTCTCCCGGACGTGCTGCCCGGCGTGGACATCGCCCTCGGCATTCGCCGCACGGCTGGAAATCGCGAAGCCTACCGCGCCCTGCTCGCGCGGCTCGTCTCCGAACACGCCACGACGATGAACCGCCTACGCGACGCCATCCGCATGGGCACCATGGGCGAGGCGCGCCGACTCGCCACCTCCCTTGCGGTGCTCGCGGAAAACGCGGCAGCCTTTGCACTCCACACCGCCGCGACCGACCTGACGCAGGCCCTGCGCGACGGACGCGATCCTAAGCCGCTCCTCGAACGGCTGGAGGAGTGCGTAAAGCCGCTGGGCGCAGCCCTCACCGCCGACGGACAACGCCTGCAAAAAACCGCCAGACACAACGCAGGGGACGACAGCCCCGACGCGCTGCGTCTGGCCATGATCGAGGAGCTTCTTCCGCTGCTTGCGCAGCGCAAACCCACACGCTGTCGCCCCCTGCTCGAACGCGTGGAAGCCGAGGACTGGGGCGCGGAGATGGCCCCCCTCGCCGAGCGCCTCGTCTTTGCCGCACGCAGCTTCCGATACGACGAAGCCATCCGCGCGGCCCACGAGCTATCGCAACGCCTATTGCCAGCCGAAGAACCACCGCAACCTTGA
- a CDS encoding ABC transporter substrate-binding protein has product MRRHGLAALVLTLALCACAALAQAAELRRVTDQTGRVLDIPAHPVRVVALAPSVTEIAFAVGGGPQLVGRTQFSDHPAQAAPLPVVGTYVCLDVERIVTLWPDLCLAVRDGTPRDTVDALERFGIPVFAVENGTLDKVVDSVLAIGDALGRTKEARTVADNMRRRIDAVRETAAHATTRPGVLYQINAEPIIAPGYGTFLDEIIRLAGGRNLTAATGGYPRFTMEQAIALAPEVIIVPSMDRASTFARAAAAWREWPHVPAVRDGRIHHVNSDLFDRPSPRLVQGLEHMARLLHPELFPGDQ; this is encoded by the coding sequence ATGCGCCGCCACGGTCTAGCCGCCCTCGTCCTCACGCTGGCGCTGTGCGCGTGCGCCGCGCTGGCGCAGGCCGCCGAGCTTCGCCGCGTGACGGACCAGACCGGGCGCGTTCTCGACATCCCCGCGCATCCCGTGCGCGTGGTGGCGCTGGCCCCGAGCGTCACGGAAATCGCCTTTGCCGTGGGTGGCGGACCGCAACTCGTCGGGCGCACCCAGTTCAGCGACCACCCCGCACAGGCCGCGCCCCTGCCCGTGGTCGGCACCTATGTCTGCCTCGACGTGGAACGCATCGTGACGCTCTGGCCGGACCTGTGCCTCGCCGTGCGCGACGGCACGCCCCGCGACACGGTGGATGCCCTCGAACGCTTCGGCATCCCAGTCTTCGCCGTGGAAAACGGCACACTGGACAAGGTGGTGGACTCCGTCCTCGCCATCGGCGACGCCCTCGGGCGCACCAAAGAGGCCCGCACCGTGGCCGACAACATGCGCCGACGCATCGACGCCGTGCGGGAAACGGCCGCCCACGCGACCACGCGCCCCGGCGTGCTCTATCAGATCAACGCCGAACCCATCATCGCACCGGGATACGGCACATTTCTCGACGAAATCATTCGGCTGGCCGGGGGACGCAATCTCACGGCCGCCACCGGGGGCTATCCCCGCTTCACCATGGAGCAGGCCATCGCCCTCGCTCCCGAAGTGATCATCGTCCCGTCCATGGACCGCGCCAGCACCTTCGCGCGGGCCGCCGCCGCATGGCGCGAGTGGCCCCACGTCCCGGCCGTGCGCGATGGGCGCATCCACCACGTGAATTCCGACCTCTTCGACCGCCCCTCCCCCCGCCTCGTGCAGGGGCTGGAACACATGGCGCGCCTGCTGCACCCCGAACTCTTCCCCGGAGACCAGTGA
- a CDS encoding adenosylcobinamide amidohydrolase: MDTPHYALEHTARLVHISLPTPREVLSCAVLGGGLTRASHLLNLRVEHTPDAPSAPFVPPEHTLADVCRAHGWAGTTVGMMTAASMNSLRMVTLREGDVDVAALVTSGLSNARRAGDRADWRAFADAPCAPGTINIIILTNARLSPACMAEALCVVSEAKAAALQELDVRSRVSGGVATGTGTDATAVVCGPGPVDVRYCGKHVLFGEMLARATAQALSQSLEWYREHSQCAATV, from the coding sequence ATGGACACGCCCCACTACGCACTGGAACACACCGCACGCCTCGTGCACATCAGCCTCCCCACCCCGCGCGAGGTGCTCTCGTGCGCCGTGCTTGGCGGCGGGCTGACGCGGGCCTCGCATCTCCTGAACCTGCGCGTGGAGCACACGCCGGACGCCCCGTCCGCGCCCTTTGTCCCGCCCGAGCACACGCTGGCCGACGTCTGCCGCGCGCACGGCTGGGCAGGCACCACGGTGGGCATGATGACCGCCGCGTCCATGAACTCCTTGCGCATGGTCACCCTGCGCGAAGGTGATGTGGACGTCGCGGCACTCGTCACCTCCGGGCTGTCCAACGCCCGCCGCGCCGGAGACCGCGCCGACTGGCGCGCCTTTGCCGACGCGCCCTGCGCTCCGGGCACCATCAACATCATCATCCTGACCAACGCCCGCCTCTCGCCCGCCTGCATGGCCGAGGCCCTGTGCGTGGTCAGCGAAGCCAAGGCCGCCGCGTTGCAGGAGCTGGACGTGCGAAGCCGCGTGTCCGGCGGCGTGGCCACCGGCACCGGCACCGACGCCACGGCCGTGGTCTGCGGTCCCGGCCCGGTGGACGTGCGCTACTGCGGCAAGCATGTGCTCTTCGGCGAAATGCTCGCCCGCGCCACGGCGCAGGCCCTGTCCCAATCCCTCGAATGGTACCGGGAGCACAGCCAATGCGCCGCCACGGTCTAG